The genomic stretch cccagGAAGCCGCTGACTTTCCAGTTCCCATTCGATAGAGAGAGAACTCGACACAAATCCAACCCGGCATTATCCGCCAAGTATCAATCACACACAACCTAAACAAACAAAAGTCCGCCGTCTTATTTCCCCCCCTTGCCAAAGAACCCCCCAGAAATGCATCCTCATTGtaaaacaaccccccttgAAAATGCCCAATCGTGAGCCGCtgaataaaataaaaaaacgtggacgaaaaaaaaaggggaaaAAGATACGTCAAAGCTGTCGTTGCATTCGCAAAGTCGCATGACTGCCTGCCTGGTTGTTCAGATCAAATTACACAACCTAGATTGAAAGGAACATCTCAAACCCTTTCAGACGTCTGCAAGGCCCTTCTTTAGCATTTCCACCAGGTCCGAGAACAGATCCGCGTTGGCGTTACTGAGCTGAAGTAGATTGTCAGTATGAGCTGGTTGATCATAAACATCAAACAAAAACTAACCTTCATCTGTACCAACTGCGCCTCTCCATTCTCAAATGCCGTGAACAACACCGTCGccgccttgagcttcttctcaaTCTTGAACTGCATCGCTGGCAGCACAATCGTGTTGAGAATGACCCTCAGGGTGTGGTCCTGGCGCATGATCAAGCGTACGTTCTTAGGTCCGCTGTAGTCTTTGTCTTCCAACACCGAGGCGTCAAAGCTGGTCGCGTCTGGGGAGCCGTCGTTTTCAAACTCGACCGTCGCTCTTGGCACATTGACCTTGAGCATGCCGGCACCTCTCTCTTTCCACCCAACTCCCTTTTCCATAACATACATCTTGGCGCGTTGGGAGAAGAGTGTGACCTCTGAGCTTTCGCCATCGTCGACCACGACTGTGTAGGCAGTGTTACCAGAAGAATTCATGATAAATGGCCGTGAAAATGACTCACTCTTATGTagcttcaacctcttcctctcactctcttccttctcatcatccttgttctcctcctccccatcagccccagcaccctccccattctcctcatcgccgtcctcgtcctTCTCGCTCTCCTCCGCGTCACTTTCTGGCGCACCAAAAGGCTTGGCCGGCTTGCCACTCTTAAGGGCCTCACCAGGCTTGCCAAAGTTGGTCAACcgagcaccaccaccagacaaAGCGCTAGCACCACCAAAGGCACTTCCAAAAGGACTCGACTTGAACACCGACCCCCCGCCAGTCTGTCCGTTAAGCGCCGACGCAAAAGGTGACGCCGTCGAGGTCGAGCTAAAGTTCAATTTGGCCGGAGCAGCGGGTGTAGATCCACCAAGAACGCTCCCGAAAGACGCAGCCGTCCCAGCCGATCCAAACACACTCGGCttcccagcaccagcagACGCAAATGGCGAGGCTCCTGACGCAGCCGCAAACGGCGAAGCAGACGAGGCTCCCAGCTTGGCAAATCCTGACGAGGCAAAAGCAGACGTCGAGGTAGTTTGCGGCTTATCGATCGGTGAACGCACGGTAGCAGTGTTGGCAGGTCGGCTCTTagccagctcctccatgCTCGATCGTGGGGAGGCACTTGCCGACAACGGCTCCTAGATCAAAACAAATCTTGTGTTACCATCGGGTGTTGCCATAGATTGAGTCGAATGGAGGGGTAAAAGGGGGTGCCGATTGTGAGTGACATCGGACCTCGGAGAGACAGCCCCAGGGGGGGAGAAAACGAGAAacaagaaataaaaaaataaaaaaaaaaaaacctaccACTTCTTCCTGTCCGCTCTTGACAGCAGACGCGCTGGCCTGGCGATCCCGTGGTCTCTTCTTCTCGGGCTCGGATCGGTTTGTACGGTTGAGCGTCACAGCTGTGTTGTTCTTGCTGTCGGTCGCGGCAgacccttctccttccaAAGGAGCCTCGGCCACATCCTTGTTCTCGTCCAACTCGGCATGCGCtcgcttcttcttgggagACGAGATCTGCTCGGCCAGTGTTTCGTCGCTTGGGACACCAAGGGCCACTGGCGGCGTGACCTTGCGAGCGCCGGCAGTAGTCGTCTTATCTTTGggcgcatcatcatcgtcagaGGCGCTCTTGTCGTCTTGAGAGGTCGATAGCTGCCCCGCCTTTTCAGAAATGGACGTCTGCTTCAGCTCTCTTCTCGTCGCCGTGGTCTCGGCATCTTCCTTAGCAGCGCCCGCCTCGACTTGGTCCGAGATGTCGCTCGTGTTGTGCGGGTCGTCGGCCATGATGTCAGTGGGCCGTTGGCAGTTGTATCGTTTCGGTCTACTATCTCGGGGTGCTCGGAAGCGGTGGGAAATCGGGAGAGGTACAGGTAGTAGGTGGACTTTTTCAAAAGTCGGCCGCTCGGCTGAGAGATAATGTTCCAAGACACTGCAGGATACCTTATGGGTAGGTAATTCTGTCGGTAAGATGGCGCGCACTAGTGGTACCTGGTAGAACAGACAGTAGACAAATGTCGTAAGTGACGAGAGAAAAAGGTGCTATGGAAAAAGGCAATATCGGAATTTTGATTTAGGTCTGGACTGGATATTGCGGAGTTGTAGCACACGTTAATGCCTGTTGTTGCGCTTGGGTCTTGGGAGCGAGGGGGGGTCTCGGGAGCATGTCGCACCCTCTGGAGCCAGGCGTTGGGGCGATTGGTTCAGAGGAACCCGCCCGCTAAAATGAGCAGCCCCTCATGTACCCAGGTACCGTTTGGCTCATCCAACAGTGCTCGCCAGTGGGGTTTGGGTGCCAATGACAGTGACAAAACACAGCCAATCACCACCGGACGCATGTTCGCCATTTCATTATTTGGGACGCATGGCCCtgtatcatcatcctctttcTTTGTGAGTTGTCCCAATGAGGAAAAAGGTAAATATCATATTAATGCGGTCTGCCTCACTACAATACAATCAACTCATTACGCAGTATATATATACCCTATCATGAAACATGTCCCTATCCGCTGCTTGGTATTAGTTCCGTCCCTTCATCCAAGAAAACGCcatatatataaaggaacCCAGCTTCTGTCTTGGTCAATCATATCTGCCGCCGCCTTTGCTCAACGCTGGCAACAAgatcctccaccaacccaaaGGCATCCCTAAAGGCGGCCAACTCTTGCGACATACTCACACCCTCCAGGCTGTCAACCTCTGACGGACTCCGGGTCCCTGCAAGAGTGTCACTCTCACTTAAACTAGGAGCATATCTCTGTCTAGCAGCGAGATCTTGATCTCTTAGCTGCCGTTCCCTGTCTTCCTGACCAGCAGTGGGCCTCGGGACAGTGTAGATCCCATCTGCGACCATGCCTTCGCTCTCGCTTTCGTACCCAGGCTCCGGAACCCAAGCCTGCACCCTCCTttcggcctcctcctgttgTTGATAATGCGGTCGCGGGATATCATACACAGTGGTTCCAGTCGCACCATCCTCGCTCCCACTATCACTCCCAATCTCAAACCTCGTCTCTTCCCACGGAGGAACAGCCTCCTCATacctctccccatccgcaTGCTCCCCAAACCCGGCCAacttttccctctcctcaacattctcctcccctcccctccacctccacccacAGCAcccccgtcgtcgtccacccaacctctccccatcccctacccccttcccatccctcatcaacccccaacTTAACATCCCCAACCCTACCCCAAAAACAATaaccaacacctccagcacccccGAATTCAAAACCTTTATCCACCCCGGGGGACGATATattccctccctttcccccccctcgcccccccccctccaaggCGGCAGAGgaaacccctccctccccatcccctcccagcATTTCCCCGAGCGTTTTCTCAGccccccagcaacaccacTAAAAACCTTCCCAAAAGCACAAACAGGACTGACACACTCCGCCTTTgccccgtcctcctcctcacaaaCCACACTCTTGAACCACCCCTCCCGTTGTTTAACCGTTTCCTCCAGTTCCTTTAATTGCACCTGCAGTCGCTCAAGAGCGTCATACTCCTTGTCGAGAGCATCCCTGTCGAGATACTTTAGTCGTTTGCCGTCGTCTTTTGAGGTTGTCGCCTTGACGCTGAAActgctgctggaggtggCAGAGGAGGTAGCAGAGGAGGCGAAATCTCTCTCTGCCCC from Podospora pseudopauciseta strain CBS 411.78 chromosome 3, whole genome shotgun sequence encodes the following:
- a CDS encoding hypothetical protein (EggNog:ENOG503Q46U; COG:U), with the protein product MADDPHNTSDISDQVEAGAAKEDAETTATRRELKQTSISEKAGQLSTSQDDKSASDDDDAPKDKTTTAGARKVTPPVALGVPSDETLAEQISSPKKKRAHAELDENKDVAEAPLEGEGSAATDSKNNTAVTLNRTNRSEPEKKRPRDRQASASAVKSGQEEVEPLSASASPRSSMEELAKSRPANTATVRSPIDKPQTTSTSAFASSGFAKLGASSASPFAAASGASPFASAGAGKPSVFGSAGTAASFGSVLGGSTPAAPAKLNFSSTSTASPFASALNGQTGGGSVFKSSPFGSAFGGASALSGGGARLTNFGKPGEALKSGKPAKPFGAPESDAEESEKDEDGDEENGEGAGADGEEENKDDEKEESERKRLKLHKSESFSRPFIMNSSGNTAYTVVVDDGESSEVTLFSQRAKMYVMEKGVGWKERGAGMLKVNVPRATVEFENDGSPDATSFDASVLEDKDYSGPKNVRLIMRQDHTLRVILNTIVLPAMQFKIEKKLKAATVLFTAFENGEAQLVQMKLSNANADLFSDLVEMLKKGLADV